A window of Nonomuraea angiospora genomic DNA:
TGAGCGCGTCGTGCAGTTCGCGGGTCCGGTTCGAGGTGAGGACGACGAACGGGACGCTCGCCGCCGTGATGGTGCCGATCTCCGGGATGGTGATCTGGAAGTCGCCGAGGAACTCGAGAAGGAAGGCCTCGAACTCACTGTCCGCCCGGTCGATCTCGTCGATCAGCAGCACCGCGCCGGATGCCGCCCGCAGCGACCGCAGTAACGGCCGCTGCAGCAGGAACTCCTCGCGGTACAGGTCGCCCACGCCGCGCCCCTCCACCTCGGTGGCCCGCAGGGACAGCAACTGTTTGGGGTAGTCCCACTCGTACAGGGCCTGGGAGGCGTCCAGTCCTTCGTAGCACTGAAGCCGGATCAGCTCGCGGCCGAGGATCCGGGCCAGGACGTTCGCGACCTCGGTCTTGCCGACCCCCGGCTCGCCCTCCAGCAGCAGCGGGAGCCCGAGCGTGCCTGCCAGGTGGAGGGCGGTGAGCAGACCCTCGTCGGCGAGGTAGCCCTCCGCGCCCAGCCGCCGGTCCAGCGTGTCCTGATCAACCAGCACGGCCGGCTCGCAACTCGTCGAGTCCGCGCAGCACCTTC
This region includes:
- a CDS encoding AAA family ATPase; amino-acid sequence: MLVDQDTLDRRLGAEGYLADEGLLTALHLAGTLGLPLLLEGEPGVGKTEVANVLARILGRELIRLQCYEGLDASQALYEWDYPKQLLSLRATEVEGRGVGDLYREEFLLQRPLLRSLRAASGAVLLIDEIDRADSEFEAFLLEFLGDFQITIPEIGTITAASVPFVVLTSNRTRELHDALKRRCLYHWIPFPDAERERAIIRAQAPGLDERSAARLVAAVHRIRGLALLKRPGIAESVSWARGVQTLTREGSSWLEAMRRSAGLLVKHEEDLALLGRHAAEVFGD